The genomic region ttttatttatttattattctattCCTCATTTTTTTATTCCACATCAATGAACCTCATcgtgtaatatatatacagtgcattctgaaagttttcagaccccttcattttttcacattttgttatgttgcagggttgcagccttatgctcaaatgcttaaaattatattttcacatcaatctacactccataccccataataacaaagcaaaaaacagattttttttaaataactttgcaATTTATTAAAACGAAAAACTGAAATcacacattgacataagtattcagacccttaactcagtacatagttgaagcaccttcggcagcaattacagcctaaagtctttttgggtatgatgcgacatgctttgcacacctggatttggggattttctgccttTCTTctttgcagatcctctcaagctctgtcaagttggatggggactatcggtggacagccattttcaggtctctccagagatgtccaattgggttcaagtccgggctctgactAGGCCACTAAAGATATTCACAGAATTGTTCCTAAAGGACCAGGCATACTCAGTATTTGCATGTTCTGGATTACCTCGCACCTGGTCGACcgtgttgcctttgtgagtatactcttctgactgcATGCAAATACGAACGCATTTGACACATGctcactacaacttctttgtgatactcttttagtagagtcaatgGCCGGCGCATGCGCCGACGATGACCGTGTCCGCATGTCAACAAAATCTGGCCGGTGGCGGATTATGACAAAATTtatgtcacgcatactgtgcgcagaGTGATCAGCAATGCAGACGcgccaagtatactttggccttaagccaCTCttacattgtcttggctgtgtgctcagGGTCATTGCCCAGTCTGAGGTTCTGAGTGCTccggaccaggttttcattaaggatctctgtattttgctgcattcagctttcgttcaaccctgaccagtccctgccgctgaaaaatacCCCCACAGCATGCTACCACcacgcttcaccgttgggatggtattgcataggtgatgagcagtgcctggtttcctccagacattgagtttggaattgaggccaaacatttcaatctttgtttcatcataccagagaatcttgtttctcacagtctgagagtcctttagttGCTTTTTTGCaaaggcttccgtctggcctctccccgattgctcagtttggctgggcagccagctctaggaagagtcctggttgtttcaaacttcttcaatttaagaattatggtggccactgtgctcttgggaaccttcaatgcagccaaatttGTTTTGAagcctttcccagatctgtgcctcgacacaatcctgtctctgagctctgcaggcagttcctttgacatcATGGCATGGTTTTTGCACTGATAGGTGTGTGCCATTCCAAATCAtgtcaatcaattgaatttgccacaagtggactccaatcaaagtgtagaaacatctcaaagatgatccagagaaatgggatgcactcgAGTTACATtttaagtgtcatagcaaagggtctgaatacttatttcaacgtgatatttcagttttttctttttaataaataaaaaaatcagtttttgctttgtcattatggggtatggagtgtagattgatgtgaaaaaaatagtgatttaaagcattttagcataaggctgcaacatcaacaaattgaaaaaaatgaaggggtctcaatactttctgaatgcactgtatataaacacCTTACATACTAACACAtggagcattgtaatggagccaattCTGTCATTTCCAAAAATAAAAGTCCCCAGTGTTTTTTaggctttttatatatatatatatatatagtaaaaagtcctacattatgcaccaaatcataatttttctggttatttttggaattttggttgcacaataaactgcatcttggattttattaattttggactcttgcagcttcaatgtctgtgcccgtgatagtaaggaaagactacgaAATTGTTGATAATTTTATAAAtcgatttttaaaaacattttttttatcagttttagGCCTATTCCATCACCTCAGTTATCGTTTcatcaaaatccactatcagtcgacctctacttCACAGTTTCAATGCATTAATGTGATTCACCAAAACATACATTTGTGTATGCCTGATAGAATGAGGTCACATTAAGAGCTGTGTGTTATGCAGTTAGTTAAATGGATAAACACTTTATTTCAACATTCAGATTGATACCTGAATCTCTGGGCCTGGTGGTGGACTGGCCCCCCAAAGCGGCGAGACGGTGTGTGGTAAATCTGGGAAATAACTTGTGTGTTTTTAGCTTGGTTGGGGTTGGCAGCGAATTTTACAGTGATGGGCTCGGTAGCACCTGGTGGCTTCTGCCCATTCAAGTCCTTAATTGCATCCTCTGCCTCTGCTCTCTTGTCAAAGCGAATGAAGGCTACACCACGAGAAAGTCCTGCATTGTGACAAATCACAAACCATTAGCTTAAAACACACGCAAGCCTACAGAACATTACATCTGATGTAAAAACTTGACTCATCTACCAACCTGAGGCTTGATCGACAAGCACACGGGAGTTGATTATTTTGCCATAATGTGCAAACATGTCTTCTACATCCTTCTGTGTCATTGTTTTAGGCAGCCCGCTGATGTAGAGGTTGGCATCCTTAATGGTGTCAGAGCTTGGCCTGGCATACGACACCTGTCAGGAAGACCAACGTTAAAAGATCAATTTATGAAGAACTACCTCCCCTGAgggaaaaataattgaataaactgtttaacaagttaatttgaaagaaactaaaaaactaaaatccATGTTTTTAGTTTGAGTTTTTAAATAGAGTATTTCATAGTGAACAACTAACCATGAACCATGGTTTCTTTCCTTACAACTAGAAAAGTGGTACCCTGTAAACTTgagctttaaaatgtaataaccaaactaaaaaaaaaaaaataaaatcctctAGAGAATTTATACAGCATTTTAAACTCGAAAAAccacagagaataaaataaatctttaaacgCATAAATCTGCAATTTTTGATAAGCCAGAAAAGGCCACGACCAAACAGATTTCCAAGCAAATCTACTCAGAAACAGGTTTTACACTGCTCTCACTGCCTTGGTCTCACTACCTTGAATGAAACGGAAACGGTGGTCTGACTGGAGCAATGACacaatttaactttacacaggagCACCTTTTGTCACATTACCTTGATAGTTTTAGACTGTAGTCTCAGTCCATTGAGAGTACTGATAGCTCTTTCAGCATCACTAGGGTTAAGATAGTTAACAAATCCGTACCCTAAACTGTGgcctagagaaaaaaaaaggaaaacaataaaacaaaacaaaacaaaaaaaagttgaaaCGTTCCAAATACAAAGGAAAAAAACATCCCATTATCAAATGTTAAAGTTTAAGAAAAAATATTGCCTCCAAACAAATAAATCCAACCATATTGATTTCACATGTGGGAAAGGTCTGagaaaaatgaaactaaaaataaGTTGTTTGTCAGACAACACTGAAATGAAGGCTATGGTAGTAAACCAtaactaatgataacaaaacTATGTATAAACAGGGCGACACCCCTtaagttatttttctttttgcattaagGTGTAAACCTTTTAAAGACAAAATTGACATCACCGCAGTTTCCAGCAAAAACAACTTTAAAACCCTGTAGAACAAAAATTAAGCATCCCTAATATCTCTTAACCATGAATGGAAAAATACAGGAGAATTTAATCAGTTTTGTTCTTGCTTGATTTGAAATCAGTGTGCAGATAAATACTTGCCTGCTACTTTGTCACGAATAAGTTTAGCAGATTCCACCTCCCCAATGCTGCTGAAGAGACTCCGAAGCTCATCTTGGCTCATATTCTGAGGCAAGTAATTGACGATAAGGTTTGTTTTGGAGTCTTTAAGCTCATCGGCCATGTGATCTTCGTAACCGTTCGACATGTCATATACGTCCtagaagaaaataataaattacatagggGGTTATACACATATGGAATCTGAACTATTTAATACACAAAAAAATAGCattcagttttgtttaaaatcttcacaaaatgtgataaataaattataacattCTTAATCATTACTTATAATGTGGCTGCGTGTGAAGAGCCCCAAAGGATACTTTCAATTACATCTTGCAGATACTGATTTCTACAACTTGCGGCAAAAAATTCTCTTAtgattctcaccctcatgccaacccagatgtgtatgactttctttcttatgcaaaacataaattaagatttttagaagaatgtgcagacctacagagctgaaataatgccagtgaatgggtgccaaaatgtgaagctccaaactccacataaagggagcataaaagtaatctatatgactccagtggtaaaatacatgtgttcagacacgatatgatgtgttggtgagaaacaatcaatatttaagtaattttctaTCATAAAGTAGAGGAGGcccccagtagggggcaatatgcatggatttggagcttcaaaattttggcacccattcacttgcattgtatggcccaaaaacacttaaatattcttctaaaaatcttcatttgtgttctgctgaagagtcacacatctgggatggcatgagggtgaataaatgagatcattttcatttttctgtgaactaaccctttacgGTTAGGGTAAAGCTCAAGTGCCTAACATGAAATCTCCAAGTGTCTAAAGAAACCAAAATGGATATTTCCACATCGACAGTTTGATAGCATCCCCACTAACCCACTAAATGTGTTACAAATGAACAAAGCCATCATTCCTgtagacaaacaaacaaatttggCCTTATTAACAATTTTCAAAATATGGTTCAACTTCAACTACAGTGTTCGTTAATCACCAAATATGAATGTCTGTAATTGACCTCAGTGACTCCAATGTATCAGTAAAATGATTAACTAGTGAATTTGTACTAAGCTAaagtacaaaaatgttttgtactttttaaaaaaagtaaaaatgttaagAACGTTAGCAATTATGCTAGTGTCactataccaaaatttcagtagtcgttctgataccaattttgatacaaCAGTAAAAATATGCTGACatggtaatgtgctattgaacacactcattTAACTTATATAAAGTTACAttgcaatgtaaataataaatgaaaaagaatgcttgtttccttcaagtgttacTCATCAAGTATACATTGCTTTAGTTTTAAGTattcattatataaatataaagtctacatgtgctgcatgcctcacagtggattagtgctctgcgagaatgattctcaatgtctgtgggtTTCCAGTGTATGCGTGGTCGGcttcacacatttatttaaagaacGCAGATTATGCAGACTCATTTgaattaattgtccatttcagtgtaaaaggagtaacagagcacatgctcaGATAAGCGTgcgagcatttgaaagcagtagTGTGCAAGTCAGACAGTGTGCGTGTACTGCATTCAGTCCTTGTTCGGTACTGCAGAATCACTGGTATGGTGACatattttagtattgacttggtaccgaagtaccagtacttttgacaacactattagcaataaatgacaacaacaaatGTCAATGGGACTGATGTTCTGGTACATATTCTGATCATTCATATtctgaatataaaataaataaaactttggaCACAATTGCACTGAAAGGCACACAAGGAACTAATCTCTGTGGTCACCACTGATTAATCTGATAGCAGACAATGTGCCCCATTCATGTTAGAAGAGCGGCCTTATTGCGTATTCCACTAGAGTTGCCAGTCAACCCTCATGGCTGAAACAAACAGGCATTATTACTGACACTCCTACAACCTAACATGGGAGGTTCTGATTTGAAATCACTCAGACACTTCAGGTCACTTGCTATGCAACCTCTTTGATTGCAAGTTTGTCCTATAAAACAGCATTTGCAGTTTAAAATAGATATCATGCCATCTTAAGATAATATTAAGTCTACCGCATCTTCAGTTGCCACCATTATTATCTTATCTCATAGGCTACAGCACTACAAGGATGAAAACAGCTTACAAGCACTAAACACTACTAACTCCAgcctaaaatgtacagtataagggTTCAGATTGTTGGAAATCCACATTCAGTCCCTGATGGACACAATTTCTACTCACTTTTAAGTATCTAATGTGTCCCCTTCTGACTGCCATGAAGAGCCGTCACAGATCCCAACTCTGAagataccaaaaacaaaataaggtaATAAAAATACACGCTGACAAAAAAGGGGTGGTAGGGAAGGTAAAGGCAGGTTTTGGGTgatcagagaaaaataaataaatcaaaataaaagggCAAAAAGACGAGCCACCTTCTGATATGACCTGTGGAAAAAGCATAACAACCATCAGCCTTTAAGACTGGTATAGTTTCAGCGTGTATTTTTAGCACCTCACTTTGAATCTGTTCTGCCTACGCAAAAATCtctaaaagaaatagttcacccaaaattgaaaattctcatttcacttaccctcatgccatcccagatgtgtatgactttctttctttcgctgaacacaaatgaagatttttacaatatttaagctctataggtccacacaagtaaatgggtaccaaatattttaagctccaaaagcatataaaaggcagcataaaagtaaaccataagacaccagtgggaaaatccatgtcttcaaaagcaatatgataagtgtgtgtaagaaacacaaatatttaagtccttttttactatcaatctccactttcacattcttcttttcctTTTGGTTacttgcattctttgtgcatatcgccacctactgggaaggaagAGAATTACCAGtaacaaatgacttaaatattgatctcaactttctcacctacaccttttaaatcgcttctgaagatattgatttaaccattggatttttgtggattactttcatgctgcctttgtcTATTTTGGAGAAAATTTTGGTATCCATcctcttgcattgtgaggacctacagagctgaaatattcttctaaaaatctttgtgtttcacagaagaaattcatacacatctgggacggcatgagagagtaaataattagatgattttcatttttgggttaactatctctTTTGGttatataaacataaaattttcATGTATTAGTATACATGGaaagaaaatatcaagagtaaaATTACTGCAGAAATATGTAGTTGATAAGAGGGTTGAAAACATCGGTGGAAGATGCACTTCCCGGCACCATTTACAAATTAGGCATTTTAAGCACGAACCAACATGTCACATAAactagtgtgtgtatatatacacacacacacacacacacacacacacaccatatacCATGCAGAAACCTTTATGACCATTTACTCCAAAAAGGCTTATTACCCATACATCAAGGGTCCACAACATTTCATAGCATATAACTTATTGAGCAACTGTCTCGCGTAGTAAAAGATTTGCATTTACACAACATTTAGGGGTTTGCTTTTTCTGCATTAATGATTACTGAAGGTTGTTTGCTAAAAGGAAGCAAAAGACAATCGCAACTCTGCTAAGGCGTGTGGGCGTGAAATGTACAACTACTCCTTGTCTATATTAACTCGCCTTCGTTACGGTTTCGTATCTAAGATACAGACCAACAACACTGTACCATGATACAGCATTCACATAAaggatttattatttaaaaccacGTCTAACTTGAAAGTCCCGCACAACAGCAGGCCTCAGACCTCACACCGTACCATTATTTTCGCGATGACTCGCTCTCTAAATCCCATGCAACTCCCGAGTTCAAACTCGGGCAGGCTGAGGTAAGGGGCCTAAGCTAGATAAATCCAGGCCTGCAGCACCGATCGACCGTTTCCGAGTCTTATTAAACAAGATCAAATACTTCATAACAGAAAAACATACGTTTAAAAGTAAACCTGGCGCCTTACCAACTTTAACGTCCCTTCGATTCTGCTGCAGAATAAACGCGCGCGGACCTTCAACAAAACGTGGCTTTTTGGCGCTGCGCTCTCGTGACACAAAAAACACGCCACAAGGGAACTCTGGCTAGGAAGCGGAAGTAATAGCCCCGCCCACTTTCAAATTAGTTCACTCTCCCAGTTCATTTCCATAGTCCGCAAAAAAAGTGCAATAAAATCACACATTTGATTCGTTTGTATTAGTTTTACAAACAATAGTGCTGCATTCAGGAGAAAAGATGTAAGATTtgaggtcttaaagggatagttcacccaaaaatgaaaattctctctcacactcatgccataccagatgtgtacgactttcttgcTTCTActgaattttagaagaatttctcagctctgtaggtccatacagtgcaagtgaatgggtaccaaaatgttgacgttccaaaagcacataaagccagcataaaagtaatccataaaactccattggcttaatctgtatcttcagaagtgaaataagtgtgagtgagaaacaaatcaatattaagtcctttcTCCCCTATAAATTCTCTTCActgcccaataggtggtgatGTGCACTaagaatgagaatcaccaaaaatagaagaatgttaaagtgaaagttaaagtggagatttatagtaaaaaattgacTCAatcattgatctgtttctcacccacacttatcatatcgcttctgaagatattaatttaaccattggagtcatatggattacttttatgctgcctttatgtgcttttgaagcttcaaaatcttggtacccatttacttgcattgtgaggaccaacagagctgaaatattctttaaaaatctttgtttgtgttcagcagaggaaagtaagtcatacacatctgggatggcatgagggtgagtgagtgatgagagaattttcagttttgggtgaactactccacTAAAGCAGCCTTTATTCTTGGTCCAGGATTCGATAAACCTGTGAAGGTTTATATCTCATTAGCGGTGCCACACTGATCCAAGATACTACCTGAAGAGAGAAGGATCAATGATGACATAAATCTTGTAAAATATCAGAGCAAgacaaaataaaagaattttCTTTTAAGTGAACACAGAGCTCACCAGTAAAAAGATAATCACAAAAGATGTTATGATGATAATGTGCAGCACAAGCAGTAATTACTCTTCAATTTTAATCTGACACCCCTAGAACAGAAAATGCAACATGGACTCTTGATTTTCCTTTTAATGGTGATGTACAAGCCTGTCTAATTGAAATAATTAAAGCCTAATTCACAGATGCCAAAACCTTTTACaagtaatattccaggttaaataatCTGGAGGTCCAAAGTtatcaaaatgaaataattaaaccaATAATTAAAACCTCCccattttttttgtaataatccatgaaaaaatgcatttaaaacatgttaTACTATCCACTTTCTAAATAAACTAATACTACTACAGTACTACAACAGACTACTATTACTCAACACAACTTTTggaaacagtatgttttaattatgaAAAAGAGAAAGACTTTAATGTAGCTGTAGTTTTATGTgaatattataaaatgtttttaacagcaaataatgtttcttcatggattattacaaaataaatggggacattttaattattggcttatttaattatttcatgattcagttatttcaaaataaataagtacatttacttattggtttaattttttaatttttttaatttatttattttttcactttgagGAGagtaagctctattgacagcatctaagaCCGCCGTACATTTGCCTCATAAACTTCCATTAATAACTGTCTATGCAAACTGAGTTACGtgccaaaattattttctgtggtaatcaacggCATCTCTGGCATTGATTTCTTGACTTGTATTTAACCTTGAGCATTCCTTTAACATAACATTATAAGCTGTATAACATTATAACAGTAAGATCAAACAGGAAACATTTAAagttattaaaacattaaatcttACAAACAGGTAACCTCAAATTTAATTTAGTGTCTGTACCTTAGAATAAAGAAGACAATGTAAGTCTAAAGTCCCATTGCAGGTGTGAAAGTGTTTGTTGCAACAGCATTGTATTCAACACTGTGATTAAACCAGGGTGTATCGATCCAGTCAGTGTAGTTCTTAACACCACAACAGTGCAACTGtaacaaatcattaaaaaaacacaataacaatCTGATTTTTGCAGAACACATACCATGCCTAGAGATGTCTGTGTAAACACCCACATGTTGTAGGGAGTTTACTGAATTGGTATCAGGATCTTTGCTGTTAACACTGTAGTTCTGAAACACATCTTTGAGTGGAGCCAAGTCTACATCAAGCTAAAAACAATTAAATGCAACGTCAAAACCATTTAAGCACTTTTAttagtcaaataaaatcaaattgaGAAAATACACAAACTGAAAGAtcaaagaaatacaaatattgtGTAAACATTAGATTTATATGTGAACCCAAGAGATATAAAGTATCATGATTACAGTCCATCATACTGATCTTGATTATTCAGTTCTGCTTCTACTTTTTAGAAAGACAAATGTTCTCTCCATCAAATTCCTCACCAAAGCTTGTAAACTAGAAGGTTCTTTGCAGGACACCGCACAGCCAGCTGCACTGCATAGAAGGACTCCACTGACAACAGCCAGCATTGCAGGGAGAATTATAAAGAAGCTGCCGAAGAATACACCATTGGTTGTGTATTTAAACAGCAAGAATGCACCACTCACACCTATACAAACCCCAACCAGCTGAACAAAGAGGAGAATGGATGAGTTAAAAAcagtggggggaaaaaacaggAAACAATCCATACACTTCATAAAATTCCATCCCTTGTCATGTGCTTTATGCCCTAAGCATGTCAATTT from Myxocyprinus asiaticus isolate MX2 ecotype Aquarium Trade chromosome 5, UBuf_Myxa_2, whole genome shotgun sequence harbors:
- the LOC127441061 gene encoding ELAV-like protein 1 isoform X2, encoding MSNGYEDHMADELKDSKTNLIVNYLPQNMSQDELRSLFSSIGEVESAKLIRDKVAGHSLGYGFVNYLNPSDAERAISTLNGLRLQSKTIKVSYARPSSDTIKDANLYISGLPKTMTQKDVEDMFAHYGKIINSRVLVDQASGLSRGVAFIRFDKRAEAEDAIKDLNGQKPPGATEPITVKFAANPNQAKNTQVISQIYHTPSRRFGGPVHHQAQRFRFSPMSVDHMSSMSGVNMPGNSSSGWCIFIYNLGQDADEGILWQMFGPFGAVTNVKVIRDFNTNKCKGFGFVTMPNYEEAAMAIASLNGYRLGDKILQVSFKTSKSHK
- the LOC127441061 gene encoding ELAV-like protein 1 isoform X1, with protein sequence MAVRRGHIRYLKDVYDMSNGYEDHMADELKDSKTNLIVNYLPQNMSQDELRSLFSSIGEVESAKLIRDKVAGHSLGYGFVNYLNPSDAERAISTLNGLRLQSKTIKVSYARPSSDTIKDANLYISGLPKTMTQKDVEDMFAHYGKIINSRVLVDQASGLSRGVAFIRFDKRAEAEDAIKDLNGQKPPGATEPITVKFAANPNQAKNTQVISQIYHTPSRRFGGPVHHQAQRFRFSPMSVDHMSSMSGVNMPGNSSSGWCIFIYNLGQDADEGILWQMFGPFGAVTNVKVIRDFNTNKCKGFGFVTMPNYEEAAMAIASLNGYRLGDKILQVSFKTSKSHK